A genomic segment from Halomonas sp. TA22 encodes:
- a CDS encoding phospholipase D-like domain-containing protein codes for MSVLLILALGLALLLYLGTAWWHSRKPLPSGLHLDGAWRQANNLALLFDESYLDSSGTRCCRQSIFDEIFRLIAQARRLVVIDIFQFNDPADERVDCHRQISIELRDALLARKRDCPGIEIVVITDAINSVYGGRHATHLDDLCKAGVHVVVSDRLAGRDANPSWTALWRLLIRPFGNSPQGAWLVNPLGPGKVTLRSYLAALNFSANHRKTLVVDQGDEWTAVVSSANADDGSSAYRDVALRFSGDAVLELLASELEIAALSGLARPPVSFPIPPAGNAKFLADAPRLRVISEGAISNALLSAIAEARPDERIDLEVLYLSHRRVIAALREARKRGVTIRVLLDPNDSAFGRESAGMPNQQAAGDLVRAGITVRWSDTHGEQAHSKLLLRSGGSRPALLLLGSANYTRRSLDDLNFEVDVELVAPADHPVIAKAQAAFERHWYNLDGERHSVEYGAYADSSRLRYWRYRAMEASGWSTF; via the coding sequence ATGTCCGTGCTGCTCATCCTGGCCCTCGGCCTGGCCCTGCTCCTCTATCTGGGCACAGCCTGGTGGCACTCGCGAAAGCCGCTGCCGTCGGGGCTGCATCTCGACGGGGCGTGGCGGCAGGCCAATAACCTCGCACTGCTGTTCGACGAGAGCTATCTCGACAGCAGCGGCACGCGGTGCTGCCGCCAATCGATATTCGACGAAATATTTCGGTTGATCGCCCAGGCCAGGCGATTGGTGGTAATCGACATCTTTCAGTTCAACGACCCGGCCGATGAGCGTGTCGACTGCCACCGCCAGATCTCCATCGAGCTGCGCGATGCCCTGCTTGCACGCAAGCGTGACTGCCCTGGGATCGAGATCGTAGTGATCACGGATGCCATCAACAGCGTCTATGGCGGACGCCATGCCACTCACCTCGACGATCTGTGCAAGGCCGGTGTCCATGTGGTGGTGAGCGACAGACTTGCCGGGCGCGACGCCAACCCGAGCTGGACGGCATTGTGGCGGCTACTGATCCGCCCCTTCGGCAACTCGCCGCAAGGTGCCTGGCTGGTCAATCCGCTGGGGCCGGGCAAGGTGACGCTGCGAAGCTATCTCGCCGCGCTCAACTTCAGTGCCAATCACCGTAAGACGCTGGTCGTCGACCAAGGCGATGAGTGGACCGCCGTGGTCAGCTCGGCCAATGCCGATGACGGCAGCAGCGCCTATCGCGACGTCGCCCTGCGCTTTTCCGGAGACGCGGTGCTGGAACTGCTCGCCTCGGAGCTCGAGATCGCCGCGCTCTCGGGTCTTGCACGACCTCCTGTCTCCTTTCCAATACCCCCCGCCGGCAATGCGAAGTTCCTCGCCGACGCCCCCCGGCTGCGAGTGATCAGCGAAGGGGCAATAAGCAACGCACTGCTGAGCGCCATCGCCGAGGCGAGGCCAGACGAGCGTATCGACCTCGAAGTGCTCTATCTCTCGCACCGCCGCGTCATCGCCGCCCTGCGCGAGGCGCGAAAGCGCGGCGTGACGATCCGCGTATTACTCGACCCCAATGACAGCGCTTTCGGCCGCGAAAGCGCGGGCATGCCCAACCAGCAGGCTGCAGGAGATCTAGTGCGTGCCGGCATCACGGTGCGCTGGAGCGACACTCACGGCGAGCAAGCGCACAGCAAGCTGCTGCTGCGCAGCGGCGGCTCCCGCCCGGCACTGCTGCTGCTCGGCTCGGCCAACTACACCCGCCGCAGCCTCGACGATCTCAACTTCGAGGTCGATGTCGAGCTCGTCGCCCCTGCCGATCATCCGGTCATCGCCAAGGCCCAGGCCGCTTTCGAACGCCACTGGTACAATCTCGATGGCGAACGCCATAGCGTCGAATATGGCGCTTACGCCGACAGCTCGAGGCTGCGCTACTGGCGCTATCGCGCCATGGAAGCCAGCGGCTGGTCCACCTTCTGA
- the cmoB gene encoding tRNA 5-methoxyuridine(34)/uridine 5-oxyacetic acid(34) synthase CmoB — MQHPHRDLYRAFIDQGLEHWLARLPEQLARGLDRKRHGDLPAWEKAVAKLPTLPEQRQVSLEEDCVTVKLALSDAQRRQCDNLLRKLAPWRKGPYSLGGIHIDTEWRSDWKWQRVAPHFTPLAGRRVLDVGGGSGYHAWRMTGAGASFVLVIDPSPRFYYQFQAVRHFIGDADGGRTHFLPVGIEDVPERLAFFDSVFSMGVLYHRASPLEHLVQLKEALRPGGELVLETLVVEGNESTVFMPGERYAAMPNVYFLPSSRALRHWLERCGFRDVRIVDEALTTLDEQRSTEWMSFQSLADFLDPADHSKTIEGYPAPRRAVLIASKPD, encoded by the coding sequence ATGCAGCACCCGCACCGCGACCTCTACCGCGCCTTTATCGACCAGGGCCTGGAACACTGGCTCGCCCGGCTTCCCGAGCAGCTGGCTCGGGGGCTCGACCGCAAGCGACACGGTGACCTGCCCGCCTGGGAGAAGGCCGTGGCCAAGCTGCCCACCCTGCCCGAGCAGCGCCAGGTTAGCTTGGAAGAGGATTGCGTCACGGTAAAGCTCGCCCTGAGCGATGCCCAGCGACGCCAGTGCGACAACCTGCTGCGCAAGCTCGCGCCATGGCGCAAGGGCCCCTATTCGCTGGGCGGTATCCATATCGACACCGAGTGGCGCTCGGACTGGAAATGGCAGCGCGTCGCACCGCACTTCACGCCGCTCGCCGGACGACGCGTGCTCGACGTCGGCGGCGGCAGCGGTTATCACGCCTGGCGCATGACCGGGGCCGGGGCCAGCTTCGTGCTGGTGATCGATCCCTCGCCGCGCTTCTACTATCAGTTTCAGGCGGTGCGCCACTTCATCGGCGATGCCGATGGCGGTCGTACCCACTTCCTGCCGGTGGGCATCGAGGACGTTCCCGAACGACTCGCCTTCTTCGACAGCGTCTTCTCGATGGGCGTGCTCTACCACCGCGCATCGCCGCTTGAGCATCTCGTTCAGCTCAAGGAGGCACTGCGACCTGGCGGCGAGCTGGTGCTCGAGACGCTGGTGGTCGAGGGCAACGAGAGCACGGTCTTCATGCCCGGCGAGCGCTACGCAGCGATGCCCAACGTCTACTTCCTGCCCTCCTCCCGCGCCCTGCGCCACTGGCTCGAACGCTGTGGTTTTCGCGACGTGCGCATCGTCGACGAGGCGCTAACCACGCTCGACGAGCAGCGCTCCACCGAGTGGATGTCCTTTCAGTCGCTGGCCGACTTCCTCGACCCAGCCGATCACAGCAAGACCATCGAAGGCTACCCGGCGCCAAGGCGTGCGGTGCTGATTGCCAGCAAG